GCGCCTTTTTCATATCCGAAAAGAGTGCTCTCCAGCAAGTTTTCCGGTAACGCCGTACAGTTTGTCCCCAAAAACCTTTTGTCACTCCGTGGACTGTTCTGGTGAATGGCGCGAGCAACGAGTTCCTTACCTGTCCCACTTTCACCTTCTACCAATACATTGGAGTTTACCAAAGCCGATTTTCTTATCAATTCGAAGATCGCCTTCATTTGTTTGTTCTTACCCACTATGCTGGATACCTGAAAGTCCAGTTGGCTCTTGAGATAGATATTTTCCTTTTTTAACCTCCTTTGAGACAATCCATTCTTTATACTTATCAGTACCTTGTCGGAGTCTTCGAATGGCTTTGTAAGGAAATCACATGCACCCATTTTCATGGTTTCAATTACGTTTTCCATGGTCCCATAGGCAGTAATCATGATTACCGAAAGTTCACGATCTATCTCTTTTAGTTGCTTAAGAACCTCAATACCGTCTATATCAGGCATTCTTATGTCGAGTAGAACCAGGTCAAAGGTGTCTTCCTGAGACCTCTTTACTGCTTCATAACCACTGGCAACGGATTCAGTTGTATATCCGGACTCTCGTAAGAGAATTTCAAAATAGCCGCGGGTATACTTTTCGTCATCCACTATCAATATTTTCTCACTTGATTCCATAAAACACATCCTGGAAAAAATCTCTATTGCATATTTTGGGCTGGTAATCTAATAGTAAAGGTCGTTCCTTTACCCTCCATGCTTTCGACGTCGATTTTACCATTATGTTCTTTTACGATTGTGTACGCTATGCTTAGACCGAGCCCTGTCCCGTTATCCGCATCCTTTGTGGTAAAAAATGGGTCGAATATTTTATCCAGATTTTCTCTGGGTATCCCAACTCCTGTATCAATAAACCGTACCTCTACAAAACCATTCCTACGACTTGACCTCGCTTTCTCACTGTTTCTTACTTCTACCCTCAGGTTTCCACCATTCAGCATTGCCTGGAGAGCATTGACAATAACATTCAGGAACACCTGCTGCAGTTGTGTCTCATCACCTAGAATTTTTGAGATGTCAGGGTCATACTCCTTTATGATGCTAATCCCGTTTAAGAAAGATTGCCGCTTTACCAATAAAATGGAATTTTCTACGGTTTGAACCAGATTCAATTCTGAGAACACAGACCTGGGCTTTTTCGAAAATTTGAGAAGGCTGTTGGTAATCTTTCGACACTCATTGGCAGCCTCTCCTATTGTTTTTACTAATTCGAAGGTCGGGGCATCCTTCCTTATCCTTCTTGTGAGGATATCCGCCATATTGACGACACCAACCAAAGGGTTATTGAGCTGGTGGGCAAGTCCCCCAATCATCTCTCCCAAATCCGCCATTTTCTTTGATTGTATCAAACTCTGTCTGAGCTTCTTCTTTTCCGTAATATCTTCAATTAAGAAGAGTAGCGCTATCCTGTTTTCATCTTCATCTACAATCTTGGAAATGCTGAGCCTTGTTGGAAAATTTGAGCCATCTTTTCTCAGGCTAGTGACTTCTCCCTCCCAGTGGAAGGTATCAGACAGGATTATCTTTTTGATCCTTTCGTTTTCCTCTTCCGAAAACAAGAAGTAGTACTTACCTCCTAATACTTCGCCAGCATTTACTCCATATACTTGCTCGGCAGTTTTGTTAAAACTGATAACCCCATCGCACTTATCAATGGAGATAACAGCATTAGGAGATGCATCTATCAGGTTGTAGAGAAAGTTTGTTGAGAGCTTCAAATCCTTGGTCTTTTCTTTTACCTCCCTTTTCGTTTCATAAAAACTATCTTCCCTGTCTACGAAGATCACATATCCCTTATTCTTACGCAAGGGGGTCCCTCTCATACGAAAGGTGCTTTTTCCATCATTCACATTAGGTATATACAAGTCAAAGTTTACATCATAAGGGGCGTGCTTTTCAATCATATCTCTATGGGCAGCAGAAAGGAGGGGCTTCAGCATATTTCTAGGAAATGCTTCGTACATAGTTCGGTTTGACAGTCTTTCTTTTGCTACCTTAATATTGCTTTCTAATTTTCTATTACACCTTATGATTCTTTGGTCTTTATCCAAAATAAGAATCCCAATTTCAGACTCTTCGATAAAATCCTCTATTATCTTTTTCGATTCCTGGATTTCCTTCCTTAACCTAACCTCTCTGGTAACATCCTTGAGCACTGTTGTTACCCCTGTAACTTCATTAACTCCGTCCTTAAACGGATAGAGGCTGATATTGAAGAAGGTATTAATTGGATTTCTATCGTTTTGGGTACTTTCGCAAGTAACTCCTTTCTTTTTAAGGATACTTCCATTCGTTAAGACATCGGCGTACTTTCCTCTCCACTCCGAGGTGTCAAAAAGGGGAATTACATTAAAAAGGTATTTTCCTATTATATCATCTCTCGTTCTTTTGAGAAACCTCTCGACAAACGAAGTGCTATTTACAAATCTAAACGCCCTGTCTACAATAAATACACCCAAGTTCATATCTTCCAGGATTTCCCCTGCCCAATCAGGCAACTCAGGATTGGGCAGGTATCGATAAGGCTCTGATTCTTCCGATATACCTTCAAGAATCTGGTATTGATTCATCTCACAACTCCTTTAAACTAATGTCCCAAATACCTTCCCATCCTGAACCTTGGTGACAATAATGGGAATCTCCTCATTTGCCATATTGTTCCCTACATCTATCAACACGGGGATGTAATTTCGGGAAAATCCTTTCAAATAGTCTGTCCCCGCATCCCTTCTGGACTCAATAAGAATCGAAAGCCGCTTTCCAAGAAACCTCCTGTAGAATTCTTCTTTCTTCCTGATTCCCAGATCTCGCAGTATTTTCCCCCTCTTTTTTATAGTCTTACTGTCTACCTGATCTGGAAAGTCAGCAGCGGGGGTCCCGGGTCGTCTGGAATATGGAAAGACATGGAGATAGCCGACAGGAAGCTCCTCAATTAGATTCAAAGTATTAGTAAAATTTTCATGGGATTCTCCAGGAAAGCCTACTATGACATCAATTCCTATATTCAAATCAGGGATGGCTGAAACAAGCCTCTTTACCAGTTGCTTAAAGAACTCAGAAAGGTAGGGTCTATTCATCTTTTTCAGTACTTCATCTGCCCCGCTCTGTAGAGGGATATGCAGGTGATTACAGATTGTCGTGGAAGATGAGATGAGGTCTATCAGACCGTCATCGAATTCAGCCGGTTCAATAGAGCTCAATCTAATCCTGACGGGGATGCCTTTATCTTCTATTAATCTGAGCAGATTCAAAAGGGTGGTAGGCGGTATTAAATCCCATCCGTAAGAGCCCAGGTGTATACCCGTAAGGACTATCTCTCTGTACCCCTGCTCTGCCAGTCTGGATATGCGTCTTATTGTCTCTTCCTTTTCAAGGCTTCTGCTTTTTCCCCGGGCATAGGGAACGACGCAATAAGAACAGAAAGAATCGCAGCCATCCTGAACCTTTAGAAATGCCCTTGTATGCTCAGGGAAGGTGGTTATGTCACTGGTTATTCCAAGGGGAGCCCCTTTCTTTGAAGATCCATTGATAAAATCGACTATCCTTTCCTTTTCATCAATCCCGACTACATGATTCACCCCTGGAATATCTTTTATCTCCTCAGGTGCCCTCTGGGCATAACATCCGGTAACTATTATCAGGGCATCCGGGTTTAACCGGTGGTACCTCCGTATAAGCTGGCGGGATTGATAGTCTGCCCTCTGGGTAACTGTACAGGTATTTACTATGTAAATATCAGCTTTTCTGCCAAACGGGACAAAACTAAATTCAGCTCCTTCCAGAAGCTTGTGGATTACGGCAGAATCGTATCTGTTAACTTTACATCCCAGAGTTGCAATAGCTATCTTCTTCAAGGTTCTACTTGCCTGTATAGAAACCGGTGGATAGGTATCTCTCACCACTGTCTGCCAGGAGGGCAACCATATTGCCTTTATCCAGTACCTTAATCTTTTCAAGGGCTGCAAACATAACCGCCCCTGAACTAATCCCTGCCAGGATACCCTCTTTGTTAACCAGTTCTATGGCTGTTTTTATTGCCTCCTCATCCGACACCTTCACAATCTCATCTACCCATCTCTGGTCATATATCTCAGGTATCCTTGACTGTTCAAAGTTCTTTAAGCCATAGACCTTATGGTTGGGATAAGGCTCTACTCCAATAACTTTGACCTCAGGTTTCAACTCCTTCAGCCTTTTGCCGGCCCCCATTATAGTACCAGAGGTGCCTATTCCAGCTACAAAGTAATCAACCTCTCCACTGGTATCCTCCCAGATCTCCCTGCCGGTAGTCTCATAATGCGCCACCACATTATTTATGTTGAAATTCTGTCCCGCCAAAAAGTATTTCTCCGGATACTGGTTATAGAGCATCATGGCTTCATTCCTTGCCCCATCTGGTCCCTTTTCAGCAGGTATCAGGAAGACCTCCACTCCATAACACTCCAATAAACTTCTCTTTTCAAAGCTTGCAGATTCCAGCAAGGTAACCGCCACCTTGTAGCCCTTCACAGCACCCACCATTGCAAGACTGATACCCATATTGCCACTGGTGGATTCCAAAATAACCTTATCCCTGGTCAGTACCCCTTCTTCCTCTGCTTTGGAGATTATATAATAGGCTACCCTGTCCTTAAGACTTCCAGTTGGATTAGCACTTTCCATTTTGGCCATCAATTTAACCCTCTTGTTGGGATTCATGCGTCCTATTTTCACTAAAGGGGTATTACCGATGGTTCCTAGTATACTGTCCTCTACCACTTCTCAAACACTCTCCTTTATCCACCCGCCACCTACAACTACATTCCCATCATAGAAAACAATAGCCTGGCCAGGTGTAATGGCCTTCTGTGGTTTTTTAAACCTTACAAGAACGCTCCTGCCATTATGGGGTATAATGGTTGCTTCCGTATCCTTGTATCTGTATCGAATCTTACAAGAAATGCTAATCTCCGCATCTAAATCTGGAAATAAAATCCAGTTGAGATCTTCAGCAATCAAACCTTTACTCAATAGCTCCTCATTTCTTCCCACTATCACACTGTTACTTTTTAAGTCAAATCCCAGGACGTAATAGGGATGACGGGCAGGGATACCCAACCCTTTTCTCTGCCCTATGGTAAACAGATGAATCCCTTCATGCTTACCCAGCACTTCCCCATTTTTATTTATGACGTTACCCCTGGCACATTTGTCCCTCCCTATTCTCCCGGTTATAAACCTTCTGTATTCATTGCCCGGGATGAAGCATATCTCCTGACTCTCTTTCTTATAAGCCACTTTAAGTCCAAGGTTTGCAGCTATTTTTCTAACCTCTTTTTTAACAAAATCTCCTACCGGAAAAGCCAATCGTCTAATTTCCTCTTGTTTTAAAGTAAAGAGAAAGTAGGACTGGTCTTTTTCAGCGTCTTCTCCTTTGAGTAAAAGGTGTCGCCTCCTTGAATCATCCCAGCTTATTCTCGCATAGTGTCCGGTTGCCAGATAATCTGCCTGAAGCTCCAGGGCTTTCCTTAAGAGAATATCAAACTTCAGCTTTTGATTACACAGGATACACGGATTAGGGGTTCTTCCTTTCATATATTCGGATACAAAGTAATCTATCACCTCTTTCTTAAATTCATTCTCTAAGTTCAGCACATAAAAGGGTATATCAAGTTTGTCGGCTACTGCCCTTGCATGATAGATATCTTCAGGGGAGCAGCAACTCCTGAACCCTCCCTCTCCGTGGCTGGAATAATCCCAGATTTGCATGGATACCCCGATGACATCATAGCCCCTCTCCTTCAACAAGGCAGCTGCCACCGAGCTGTCTACCCCTCCACTCATGGAGACTACAACCCTTTTTTTGTCTCTGTTCCTCATAATGCCGAACCCTTCACCTTCTTGAGATAAAGAGGAGACATAGAGCGAAGCCTGTTTACTATCTCTGGAAGCACATCAAGTACATATTCAACATCCTCTTCAGTATTATTCCGCCCCAGACTGAATCTAAGAGAACCCTGAGCAATCTCCGGTGTAAGCCCCATAGCTGTTAGGACATGAGAAGGCTTAAGGGATCCCGATGTACATGCCGATCCGGATGAAACTGCAACCCCTTCCAGGTCTAAGTTTAGCAAAAGGGATTCCCCCTCGATGAACTCAAAACTGACATTTAAGGTATTTGGAATTCTCTTTACTGGGTGTCCGTTCAATTTTATATAATCCAATTTATCAATGATCCCTTCATAAAGCCTGTCTCTCAATTTTGTAATACGCTTTACCTGGAATCCCATGTCCCTGCTTGCTATCTCGCATGCCTTTCCAA
The nucleotide sequence above comes from Thermodesulfobacteriota bacterium. Encoded proteins:
- a CDS encoding ATP-binding protein — encoded protein: MNQYQILEGISEESEPYRYLPNPELPDWAGEILEDMNLGVFIVDRAFRFVNSTSFVERFLKRTRDDIIGKYLFNVIPLFDTSEWRGKYADVLTNGSILKKKGVTCESTQNDRNPINTFFNISLYPFKDGVNEVTGVTTVLKDVTREVRLRKEIQESKKIIEDFIEESEIGILILDKDQRIIRCNRKLESNIKVAKERLSNRTMYEAFPRNMLKPLLSAAHRDMIEKHAPYDVNFDLYIPNVNDGKSTFRMRGTPLRKNKGYVIFVDREDSFYETKREVKEKTKDLKLSTNFLYNLIDASPNAVISIDKCDGVISFNKTAEQVYGVNAGEVLGGKYYFLFSEEENERIKKIILSDTFHWEGEVTSLRKDGSNFPTRLSISKIVDEDENRIALLFLIEDITEKKKLRQSLIQSKKMADLGEMIGGLAHQLNNPLVGVVNMADILTRRIRKDAPTFELVKTIGEAANECRKITNSLLKFSKKPRSVFSELNLVQTVENSILLVKRQSFLNGISIIKEYDPDISKILGDETQLQQVFLNVIVNALQAMLNGGNLRVEVRNSEKARSSRRNGFVEVRFIDTGVGIPRENLDKIFDPFFTTKDADNGTGLGLSIAYTIVKEHNGKIDVESMEGKGTTFTIRLPAQNMQ
- the mtaB gene encoding tRNA (N(6)-L-threonylcarbamoyladenosine(37)-C(2))-methylthiotransferase MtaB, producing MRDTYPPVSIQASRTLKKIAIATLGCKVNRYDSAVIHKLLEGAEFSFVPFGRKADIYIVNTCTVTQRADYQSRQLIRRYHRLNPDALIIVTGCYAQRAPEEIKDIPGVNHVVGIDEKERIVDFINGSSKKGAPLGITSDITTFPEHTRAFLKVQDGCDSFCSYCVVPYARGKSRSLEKEETIRRISRLAEQGYREIVLTGIHLGSYGWDLIPPTTLLNLLRLIEDKGIPVRIRLSSIEPAEFDDGLIDLISSSTTICNHLHIPLQSGADEVLKKMNRPYLSEFFKQLVKRLVSAIPDLNIGIDVIVGFPGESHENFTNTLNLIEELPVGYLHVFPYSRRPGTPAADFPDQVDSKTIKKRGKILRDLGIRKKEEFYRRFLGKRLSILIESRRDAGTDYLKGFSRNYIPVLIDVGNNMANEEIPIIVTKVQDGKVFGTLV
- a CDS encoding cysteine synthase family protein, with the translated sequence MVEDSILGTIGNTPLVKIGRMNPNKRVKLMAKMESANPTGSLKDRVAYYIISKAEEEGVLTRDKVILESTSGNMGISLAMVGAVKGYKVAVTLLESASFEKRSLLECYGVEVFLIPAEKGPDGARNEAMMLYNQYPEKYFLAGQNFNINNVVAHYETTGREIWEDTSGEVDYFVAGIGTSGTIMGAGKRLKELKPEVKVIGVEPYPNHKVYGLKNFEQSRIPEIYDQRWVDEIVKVSDEEAIKTAIELVNKEGILAGISSGAVMFAALEKIKVLDKGNMVALLADSGERYLSTGFYTGK
- the mnmA gene encoding tRNA 2-thiouridine(34) synthase MnmA, which encodes MRNRDKKRVVVSMSGGVDSSVAAALLKERGYDVIGVSMQIWDYSSHGEGGFRSCCSPEDIYHARAVADKLDIPFYVLNLENEFKKEVIDYFVSEYMKGRTPNPCILCNQKLKFDILLRKALELQADYLATGHYARISWDDSRRRHLLLKGEDAEKDQSYFLFTLKQEEIRRLAFPVGDFVKKEVRKIAANLGLKVAYKKESQEICFIPGNEYRRFITGRIGRDKCARGNVINKNGEVLGKHEGIHLFTIGQRKGLGIPARHPYYVLGFDLKSNSVIVGRNEELLSKGLIAEDLNWILFPDLDAEISISCKIRYRYKDTEATIIPHNGRSVLVRFKKPQKAITPGQAIVFYDGNVVVGGGWIKESV